The DNA window CTCGTCGTCGGACAGTGCCCCGGAGCTCGCCCAGAAGAACACCCCAGCGAGGCCGAGGACCAGCCCGCCGACGACGAGCCCAAGAATTCGAAGTGCTCGTTTCATCACTCTGCTGTTAACCGATGCGTATTGGACGGAGCCGGAACAGACCGGGGCCTGTCGCCGGAGGGGACGTTCTGGGGCGGACGGTCGTGACGCTGGGCCTCCTGCTTGTTGCCACCGCGGGACGGCCCGCGCAGGCCCAGTCGCCCCGGGCGGCGCTGGAGTCGCTCACGGGCCACTGGACGGGGGCGTTCGTGGTGTATGCCCACGACGGGACGCAGGTCGACTCCCTCTCGACGGAGCACCGCTACCGATGGGAGGACGGCGTGCAGGTGGGCACACAGATCGATCGGTATCCGGACGGGCGTGTCGTCCGCAAGACGGCGCGCAACTACGTCACCGACGACGGAACGCTGATCTGCGAGGTGAATCCGCCCGACGGGGCCCCCATCACGTACCGCGGGCGGGTGTCCGACGGCGCCATCGTCTGGCACCGCAAGACCGACGCCGGGGTCGTTGAGAGCTTTCGGGAGCGGGTGGTGGACACGCCCACGGGCCCGGAGTACCGGATCAACGGCTTTGGCGTCTACCCGAGCGGGGACGGGGCGCGGAGCCATCTCCATTTCGTCGGGCGGTATCGGGCCGTTCACCAGGACGTGTCGACGGGGCGGGAGTAGTCCTGCGGGGGCGGGAGGACCGCAATGCGAACCCGCCGGTTCCGACGGCGCCCCCGAGCCGTTGCGTTCGACGCGACCGGGTCCGTGGCCCCGTAGGCGAGGGCGGCAAACTGGGACGGGGCCAGGGCGCTGCGGGCACTGAGGTAGCGCACGACCGCCGTGGCCCGGGCCGCCGAGAGCTCCCAGTTCGACGCAAACCGCTCCTGGAGGGCCTCACTCAAGGGGGTATCGTCGGCGTGCCCCTCCACCCGGACCGCCCGCGTGGGGTAGGCCGTCTCCAGGTGAGCAATCGTGGCCCGGAGCCGCTTCTTTCCCGCCGCCGTGAGGGTGGCCGTGCCGGCCTCGAACAACGAGTCGGCCGGAAGCACGCGCACCGCCCGCCCCCCCTGGCGGCGCATCTGCACCTCGTAGGCCAGGCGGTTCAGGCGGTCCGTCAGGACGCGCAGGTCGCGGTAGTACTGCCCCGTCGCAAGGTCGTCCCGAAACCGCAGCGAGTCTTCCACGCGGCGAAGCCGGCTCCGCAGCGTAGCATTCTCGGCCCGGAGGGAGTCCAGGCGCGACGAGGCGGACGCCCCCGGAAGCCGCGTCGGGGCGCACCCGACCAGTCCGGGAAGGGCAGCAGCAAGACCGACGAAGAGAAGAAGAGGGCGCATCGGGGAGGAGCGGCGGCGAGGCGAGCCCGAACGTCACGCTACGAGGCGGAGGCGGTCGTCTCTTTTCCGGCGGTGGATGGGCTCCAGGCCAGCAGCGCGAGCACGGCCCCAAACCCGACCAGGGCAAGGAGCACGACCGACCCGATCGGCTCGCCGGCCTCGGGGGCCCGCAGGACACGCTCGGCCCCGCCGTAGGGCCAGAGGGCCCGGAGCGCCCCGGCGATAAGCCCCACGAGCGCCGCCATCATTGCGTCGTGGCGGTGCGTGAGGAGCAGATCGAGCAGTTTCGCGAACGTGCCGAGCCCGACGGCCGCCCCGGCGCAGAACGTGAGCACGTACCCCCAGTCGAGCGCATTGACCGCTTCGAGCGTGGGGGCGTAGATGCCGAGCGCCTCCAGCAGGAACGCCCCGCTCACGCCGGGGAGAATCATGGCACAAATCGCGATCATGGCCGAGCAGAAGACCCGAATGAGGCTCGGGTCCGACACGGCGAGGGCAGGGAGGCTGGTCAGGAAAAACGCCCCGGCGGCACAGGCGAGGCCGATGCCCACCCGGAGGCCTGTGACCCGCTCGATGCGACGGGCTGGGATCAGAAGCGACGCGGCCACGAGGCCGAAGAAGAGCCCCCGCATGGGGGCCGGGTACGCCTCCATCAGGGGCGGAATCACCCGCGCCCCGCCAAGAATGGCGACCCCGATCCCGCCCAGGAGGGGGCCGATGAGGCGCCACGGCACCGCGGCCCAGTGTTGCTGGGCGGCCGCGCGGTCGAGGCGTAGCAGCGACAGCCCAAACGACACCGCCGAGCTGAGGGCCCCCACGAGCCGCTCGTAGATGCCGACGATGAGGGCCATGGTGCCGCCGCTGACGCCCGGAATCACGTCGGCACCGCCCATCAACACGCCGTACAGCACATGGCGGACGAAGGCAAACGGGGCGCTGGGCATGCAGGAGGGCGGATGAGTTCGGCAAGAGACCGCTGGTGCGGACGCGGCACTCGGCGCGACGATCCGGGCCGGGGGCTACGAATCGAGATCGAGAAGCCGCCGGACGCGGTCGTTGTCGTAAAGGGTGGGATAGGCCTTCTGGAACTCCTCCTTCTTCGCGGGATCGAGCCGAAAGGCCGTCTTGAGGGCCCGAATGCTTTCGTCCGCCCGCCCGAGCGCCAGCAGGGCCTTCGCCTGCCGGAAGTACGTGTTGGCGCTTTTCGGGTCGAGCTCCAGGGCCTGTCGGTACGCCTCCAGCGCCTCTTCGGGCTGCTCCTTCTCCAGAAGCGTCTCGGCGTAGCCCGTCCAGGCGTGCTCGTTCGACTCGTCGAGCCGCACGGCGTGCTGGTAAGACTCCAGCGCCTCGTCGAGCTTCCCCACCTTGTACGCGCAGTCGGCCCGCGCCGTCCAGAACTTGGGCACGTTCGCGTCCAGGTTCACGGCGTAGCGGAAGCACTCAAGCGCCTCTTCGGGGCGCTCGTCCGTGTCGAAGCAGCAGCCGAGGCCGTACCACGCCTCCGGATAGTTCGACTTGAGGTCGAGCGTCTTCTCGTAGTAGGTGCGCGCGGCGCGGAGGTCGCCCTGCTCCTCGTAGGCGAGCGCAAGGTTGTAGTAGGTCGCCGCATCCGGCCCTTCGAGCTCCAGCACGCGCTCGTAGCTCTCGACGGCCGCCTCCAGGTCCCCCTGGTTCGCCTCCGCGTTGCCTCGATTGTAGTAGGCGGAGGCAAACTCGTCGTGGATTGCAAGGGCCATGTCGTAGCTCTCTACCGCCTCTCCGAAGCGGCCCAGCCGGTTCAGCACAATGCCTCGGTTGTACCACGCGTCTTTCGAGTACGGGTCGATGTCGAGGTGATTGTCGTACGCCTCCACGCTCTTCTCGTCCTCGCCGAGCCGGTCGTAGCAGTAGCCCAGCTCGTACCAGACCTCCGGGTGCTCCGGATAGACGTCCGCACATCGCTGGAAGGCCTCCACGGCCGCCTCCAGTTGCTCGTCCCGTTCCAGCGTTACCCCGAGGTTGAAGAGGGCCTCCCCGTGCAGCGGGTTGATGGAGAGCGCCTCGTCGTAGGCCTCCAGGGCCTCGTCCACCCGCCCCAGGCTGTCGAGCGTAATCCCGAGATTGATGAGCGTTTCGGTGTCGGTCGGGTTCACGTCGAGGGCCTGCTCGTAGGCCTCCAGGGCCTCTTCCGGGCGGCCCAAGTTGTTCAGGAGAATGCCGCGCCGCATCCAGGCGTCGGAGGTGTAGGGGTGAAGCTCGATGAGACGGTCGATGACCTCGAGGGCCGTTTCCATCTCCCCCTCCTCGAAGTAGAACGAGGCAATCTCTTCGAGGTCGCCGGAGTCGAAGTACGCAGACGGGTCGTTTTCGTACGCGGCCACGAGATCTTCGAGGGGGTCCTCGTGTGGGGAGTCCTCGGAGTCATCGAAGCCGAAGTCGAACGTGTTCATACCACACCAGTACGTGAGTGAGGAGTGCGCACGGTTGTCACCGAATCGTCGTGCCGACGGTCCCGGCCGGCATTCGCTCCCAAAGTATAACGCCTCCGCGGAGGAACATCCAAAGAGAGCGCCTGCACGGGACGGCCGGCCGTCGCGGGGCGGGCGCCCGCCGGGCACCGAATTGATTCTCATGCTCTTGGGGTCCCCATGCTGCTTCTCACATTCGAAGGCATTGACGGAAGCGGAAAGAGCACGCAGGCCCACCGGCTCAACGAGCACCTGCAGGAGCGCGGGCACAAAACCCTTCTCGTCCGCGAGCCCGGCGGCACCGAGTTGTCCGAGCAGGTCCGCTCCGTTCTGTTGGAGCCTGCCCTAAACGTCCATCCGATGGCAGAGTTGCTTCTGTTCTCGGCCGCCCGGACCCAGCTTGTGACCGAGCGCATCCGGCCGGCGTTGGAGGCGGGGCGGATTGTCATCTGCGATCGCTTCTACGACTCGACCACGGCCTATCAGGGGGCCGGCCGCAACGTCGCCGATCCGGAGTGGCTGCAGTCCTTTCACCGTCGCGTGACGGACGGCCTCGTGCCCGACCGCACCTACCTCGTAGAACTCGACCCCGAGACCGCCCGTGCCCGGCGCACCGAGGGCAACGACGCGGCCGGCGACCGCATGGAGGCGGAGGACGAGGCGTTTTATCACCGCGTTGCGGCGGCCTACGACACGCTCGCCGACGAGCATTCCGCCCGCATTCATCGGCTCGACGGGCACCGGTCGATCGAGGCCCTGCACGCCGAAATTCGGGGCGACGTGGAGGCGCTGCTGGACGCCCCCCCCGGAACCCCCCACGCCGCCACCGGTTCGTCTGACCCGTGAGCAGGCCGGTCGTATCGGGGGTGCATCTGCTCTCTCGCCCGCACAACCCGACGCCCCCGTTGCTGTCGAACACAGGCCCACCAGTGGCATGTCGACCCTTCCCCAACAGAAGATCGACGAGGTTCGCTCCATCTTCCAGGCCTTCCTCAAAAAGCGCAACAAGCGACAGACGCCCGAGCGCTTTGCCGTCCTGGAAGAGATCTACCAGACGGAAGACCACATCGACGCCGACGAGCTGTACGTTCGGCTCAAGCAGGACGGGACCGAGGTGAGCCGGGCCACGGTCTACAATACCCTGGAGTTACTGCTGGAGTGCGACCTCGTGGTGCGTCACCAGTTCGGGAAGAACCAGGCCAAGTACGAGCGGGCCTACAGCTACTGGCAGCACGACCACCTCATCTGCATGGACTGCAATGAGCTGTTCGAGTTCTGCGACCCGCGGCTGCAGAGCATTCAGGAGATGGTGGCCGACATCTACGAGTTTGAGATTAAGCACCACTCCCTGAACATGTACGGCCACTGCATCCGCGAGAACTGCCCGAACCGGGCCGAAGACTCGGACCGCGACGAGGCGGACTCCGCCGACAAAACGACTGCAAAGAAGGCCGCGACGAACGAGGCAGAGTCGTAAACGGCCTGTTCTTCTGCTGCCCTGAGCAAACGCCTTCACGCGTTCAGAAAGACGTCTGCAGGTCCGGGGCGCCCGCTCCGCGAAGCCCCTCCTCTCCGTCCCCGAGAATCCCCCAACACCTTTCCGGCGCGTCGCCGCCACTCCCCGGTGGCGGACAGCAAGAACGAGTCCGCTCTTCGGAATCCGCGTCGCCCGTCCGTCTAGCAGGAACGTGTCTGCTCGGAGCGGGCAAACATGACTTCGTCGCCCGAGTCTACCGGTTCGTCCCGTAGGTCCACCGTCGCGAGCACGTACGGGGACGTAAGTGCCTGTGTAACCACACACGCGTCGCCCGGCTCGATCCTGGTATACTCGACACGCATCGTGCCCTGGTCCTCGTTGGCCATCACCCGGTCAATGTCGACCGAATACCCGCCGGTGGACCGTTCGCCCAGCACCACGCCCACAACTATCTGCGTCTCAAAATCGACCTGAGGCGGATCTGGGAGGGCATCTCCGCCCGCGCTGGTCGATCCGCCGTGCAACTCCGCCCAGAAGGCGGCGAGTTCGTCTTCGCTCCGAAGGACAACCTGTGTGCCCTCGACGATCTTGCCGTACGTTCCCTTGTCGAGCTCTTCGGTATCCACGGCCCCGGTCGCAACCGTTTGCGTTTCTACTTCGGTGTTGAAGCTCGTCTCGTCGGTCGGGTCGGACCCTACGCTGTTGCATCCTCCCATCAGTAGGAACAACATTCCCAAAACGAGAGGGGCCTGCAGAAGGGTCCATCGTCCAGTTCGAGGAGCGCCGTCGTGTTGCATCGTGGGAAGGGGAGGTTGGGAAAAAGGCCTCGATTGTCTCTGTGCATCCGTGTATCCTTACACGCACCCGTTCCCCTGACACACAGTTGAGGGCTTGTCGGCCTCGTGTCCTCAATTCCGCGCGCCCCCTACACTCGACCCCCCCCGTACTATGAGTGGGATTTCAGTCCAGAGCCTCGTCGTCTCCCTCGTGATCGTCGCGGCGGGATGCCTGGGGGCGTACCTGTTATTTCGTGCCATCCAGTGGCTAAGTCGACGGGCCGACCGGGGACGGTACCAGATCGACGGCATGCTCCTCCGGATTTTCGGCCCTCCGATCAGCGTGCTCGTCGGCTTCGGCTCGGTGACCTACGCCCTGTACCGCCTCCCCCAGGTGCGCGAGCAGTTTAGCCAATGGGACGGCGCCCAGCGCGCCCTGTTCGTCCTCACGGGCACCTGGATCCTGGCCAGCCTGGTCAAAAACCTGATCCGCGAATACGGGCTGCCCCTCGCCAGCCGGACCGACACGGACGTCGACGAGCGCGTGGTCCGGCTACTGGACCTGACGGCGATCTACGTGATCTGGATTGGGGGCGTTCTGATCGCGCTGCGGGAGCTGGGCATTGAGGTGACCGCCTTCCTCGCCTCCCTGGGCATTGCCGGGCTGGCCGTGGCCCTCGCCGCCAAAACGATCCTCTCGAACGTGCTCGCGGGCGTTACCCTCACGGCCGATCGCAATTTTCGGGTCGGGGACCGGATCGAGGTGGGCGACTATATCGGAGACGTGCTGGCGATCAACCTCCACAAGACCGTCATCCGCACCCGCAGCAACGAGATCGTGATGATCCCCAACGACGTGCTCGGGACGGAAGTCATCGTCAACCACATGCTCCCCGAGCACAAAACCCGAATCGAATTGACGGTAGCGGATAGATGTTAAGTGATGGCTTCGTTGTACCACTCCACGAACAGTTTCGTCGTCAGATGGAGCATCCGTTCTGACTCGGAGGCCGCTCGCGTCCGGCGGACATACCGGGCCAGCTTCTGGCGCAGTCGCCCGAAGAATCTTTCCACGTGGGCCATCTCACCACTGGACTTTCCGACCTGCCGGTGGCTGGGGTCGCCCGCAAACACTGGGCGATAGGACTTCCAGAAGTCGCTGAAGCTTCTGCCCTGACGGTATTCCTCCGGAATCCGGCTCCAGAGCCGAGCACAGGTTCTGGCCGAACGGTCTCCGATCACAAATGCCACGACCTGCCGGGTTCTCCGGCACAGAGCAACCCACAGCCACCGTTTATTCGCCCGCTCTCGGACATACGTCCAGCATTCATCGAGTTCAAGGACATCGCCTTCCTCAGCAGGCCGGAGCCCTTCGGCTACTGAATCGGATTCTCGTCCCTTTTTTTGAGCCACCGGGTCAATGTATTGCGGCTGATGCCGAATATCCGGCTGATTGCCCGCTTTGACCCGCGCTCGCGGTAAGCACGGAGGATTTTCTCTTTCTCCTCCTCGGAGTAGCCTCGCGGCTCTGGATCGAGAACCTTGTGCGCTCCACAGTCCTTGCAGTGATACTGCTGAGAGCCGCTAGCGCTGTGTCCGTTTTTGACGATGTTCGAGGAGCCACACTCTCTACACTCGTAAGTCTCTTTGATCATCGGATAGACCAGGCTGGTGGGCCAGACGCGACGCAGTTCAAACAGAAAGACTCACTACTTGTTGAGCCGCTACCGAATTGACAATTGGGGTGGCCTACGGGACAAACCTGGACCGGGCCACGTCGCTCCTCCACGACATTCTTCGGGGGACCGACCGCATTCTTCAGGCCCCGGCCCCGGAGGTGAACGTGGCGTCGCTCGGGGACCACGCCGTCGTTCTGCAGGTGCTTCTCTGGATCGACGCCCCCCGCGGAAAGCGGGCCGTCCGCGACGACGTGTATCGGCGGGCCCTGTCCCGGTTTGCCGAGGCGGGCATCGACATTCCGTTTCCCCAGCGCGTGGTCCGGATCACCGAGGGGGCCGGCCCCGTCGATGGCCCCTGAACGGGACGGACGCACGCGTCGGCACTCAGTCGCGGGCGGGAGCGGTCGTGGCCTCTACCTCCGCCCGAAAGTACTCCAGCGTGCGCCGGAGGCCCTCCCGGCGGTCCACCTCCGGCGTCCACCCGAGCTCTTCCCTGGCCCGCGAGATGTCCGGCTGGCGCACCTGCGGGTCGTCGGACGGGAGGGGCTCGTAGGTGATGTCGCTGTCCGAATCGGTCACCTCGATGATCTCTTCGGCAAACTCTTTGATCGTGATCTCGTCGGGGTTTCCGATGTTGACCGGGTCGGTCGCGTCGCTCATGAGAAGCCGGTAGAGGCCCTCCACGAGGTCGTCGACGTAGCAGAACGCGCGCGTCTGGCTGCCGTCGCCGTAGACGGTGAGGGGATCGCCCCGGAGCGCCTGCGACATGAAGTTGGGCAGGGCCCGGCCGTCGTCGATGCGCATCCGCGGGCCGTACGTGTTGAAGATCCGCGCGATGCGGGTCTCGACCCCGTGGTACCGGTGGTAGGCCATCGTGAGCGCCTCCCCAAACCGTTTGGCCTCGTCGTACACCCCGCGCTTGCCCACCGGATTCACGTTGCCCCAGTAGTCCTCCGACTGCGGATGGACCTGCGGGTCGCCGTACACCTCGCTCGTGGACGCGATCAACAGGCGCGCGTCTTTCGCCTTAGCGAGGCCCAGGGCCTTGTGGGTGCCGAGGGCCCCGACCTTTAACGTCTGGATCGGGTACTGCAGGTAGTCGTCCGGCGCGGCGGGGCTCGCGAAGTGCAGGACGTAGTCGAGCTCGCCGTTGACGTGGAGGTAGTCGGTCACGTCGTACTCGACGAACCGGAAGCGGTCCTGTCCGAGCTCAAACAGGTGCTCGATGTTTTCGGTGTCGCCCGTAATGAGGTTGTCCATGCAGATCACCGAGTGGCCCTCCTCGATGAAGCGGTCGCAGAGATGGGAGCCGAGGAAGCCGGCGCCGCCAGTGATAAGGGTGCGGGGCATGAGCGTTGGCGTAGACACGTGGAAAAGAGAACGCGGGGCGCGCGGTGCTTACGGCTGCCCGTTTTCGACAATGGCCGCCTCGATGGCCTCCTGATTGGTCTCCGGCGCGTAGCTCGGCCGCCCGATGCTGTGGTACTCGAAGCCCATCTCGGCCATCCGGGCGGGATCGTACAGGTTGCGCCCGTCGAGCACGAGCGGGTTCTCCAGGTGCTCCCGCACCGCGCCCAGGTCCGGCCGGCGAAACTCGTGCCACTCGGTACAAATCAAGAGCGACTCGGCCCCCTCAACCGCCTCGTACATGCCGTCGGCATACGCGATCTGGTCACCGAACGTCTCTTTCGTCGTCTCGATGGCTTCGGGGTCGTACCCCACCACGTCGGCGCCCCTCTCCAGGAGATAATCGATGATGACGTGCGAGGGCGCCTCTCGGGTGTCGTCGGTGCCGGGCTTGAACGACAGGCCCCAGACGGCAATCCGCCGCCCGTCCAGGTCGCCGTCGAAGTAGTCCTCCACCTGCTCGGCCAGGCGCCGCCGCTGCTGGTCGTTTACGTCGAGGACGGCGTCCAGGATTTGGAAGTCGTACCCTTTCTCCCGGCCCTTCCGGGCGAGGGCCTGCACGTCCTTCGGGAAGCAACTGCCCCCAAAGCCGATGCCGGCGTACAGAAAGTGCGGCCCAATGCGGTGGTCCTTGCTGATGCCGAGGCGCACCTTGTCCACGTTGGCCCCGACCCGTTCGCAGACGTTCGCGATTTCGTTCATGAACGAGATGCGCGTGGCCAGGAGCGAGTTGGCCGCGTACTTAATCATTTCCGCCGAACGACGGTCGACGACGAGGACGGGGTTCCCCTGCCGCACGAACGGCTCGTAGAGCCGCTTCATCGTCTCGGCGGCCCGGTCGCTCTCCGTCCCAATCACGACCCGATCCGGCTTCAGGAAATCGTCCACCGCGGATCCCTCCCGCAGAAACTCAGGATTGGAGACAACGTCCACCTCCCCGCCAATGTCGAGGCCGCGATCCGCGAATGCCTCTTCCACCCGATCGCCGGTGCCCACCGGCACGGTGCTCTTGTTGACGACAATTCGGTGCTCCGGGTCGTCCGCCTCCACGAGCAGATCGGCCACGTCGCCCGCCGCGTCCAACACGTACGAGAGATCGGCCGAGCCGTCCTCCCCCGGCGGCGTCGGAAGGGCAAAAAACACGATCTTCGAGCCCGCGATTCCCTCCGCCAAATCCGTCGTGAAGCGGAGACGGTCCTCCGCTCGCGCCCGCTCGAAGTACCGATCCAGGTCGGGCTCGTAGATGGGAATCTCACCGTCGGAGAGCTGGGCAACTTTCTCCTCGTCGACGTCAACACACGTGACGTCGTGGCCCATTTCCGCGAAGCAGGTGCCCGAGACGAGGCCAACGTACCCGGTGCCGATAACTGTGATGTCCATACCAGTGTAATTCGTTTCGAACTGTGGAGATGTGTGGGGTCCGCCCCGGCCGAACGGAACACTGCAGGGGGCGTTCGTGACAGTTGCAAGGTGGAAACCGCTGCGCACAAACGCAACGAGGTTCCGCCCGGTTCACTCTCGGGACGGCGTCTTTGAGAAACCTACGTATTTCCCGTACAAAAATCGGTCCGTGCGGGGGAGGAGTGAGGAACGCGTGCCCTGGGGCGTCGCCCCCACGCCCCACCCCAGTTGCGGACGCCACGACCGCCCGGGCCGTTCTGGCGAAAGGGTGAGCCCCAGGGCCGTTGGGGAACGGAGGCGTCGAAAAAATAACAGAAGTCTATCGGCAGAAATGGCGGGGGCCCGCCTCAGCCCCGACCACGGTTATCCACAACGCATCCACAGACTTCTTCTCTGTAGGACAATAACAGAACAACCAGAACAGTCCAATGACCCCGCTGAGCCCCTCCGCCCCGGCGGGGAAACTCTGTTATTGTTTCCAATGAGGGCTCTGTGCACTGTGAAGGGGGAAGTTATCCACAATCGGTGCACACTTCGTTCATCCGGACGATGGATCTCGCTCGGCCTCGAAAGGAGAGGAGACACACAGAAGCAGAAAATGCCGACCGGCCTGGAACGACCGGTCGGCAGAACGGCAGCGTGGGGACGGCCGCTTACTTCGAGGCGTATTTGATGGTGCACCCGTACGGCTCCGCGCGCTTGGGACGCACCTCTTCCCCGTTCATCGCGGCGTCAAGGGCCATCCGGACGTAGTTCGTCGCTCCCTCGATGTCGGCCTCGTCCGTGGTCGGCTTGTCGTCGATGCCCCCGCGGTAGAGCAGCTCTCCTTCCGGACTAATCACGTACATGTGCGGCGTGACCGTTGCGTCGTACGTCTTTCCGACCTCACCCTCCGGGTCCATCAATATGGCCGTCATGTTGCCGTCGTGCTTCTTCTTCTGTTCGACCATCTCGCCGGGCGGATAGTAGCCCTGCTTGCCGGGCGCCGAGGAGACAATCGAGAGCCACACGACGCCCTCGTCGGTGTAGGTGTCCTGGAGCCGCTGCATGTTTCCGCTGCCGTAGTGCTTTCCGACGAACGGGCATCCGAAGTTGAGCCATTCGAGCACGACGTACTGGCCCTCAAAGTCAGCCAGGCTGTGCTCGTCACCGTCGGCGGCCTGCAGGGTAAAGTTGGGCGCGGGCTCGCCGACTTCGGCCTGATTGGTCTGGGCCATGCTCGTGGCGGGAAGCGCAGCGGCCGTTAGCAGTCCGACGACGAGGGCCGCGCAGAGGACTCGGGGATGGCGTGTGGTCATGGACACACGGGTGGTTGTTTCAAGAAAGCGGAGGGTCCCAAATTGAGAACGGGGGCGGAGGTTGCAACCGTCGTGCTACAGTTCAGTCAGTGAGGCTCATGCGTGGCAGCAACCGTCGAGGAGAGGTCGTCCAGCGCATTGAGGACCGCATCTTCCGTAAGCACCTCCGGCAACAGTTCGGGCTCGGAGCCGTCGCCCGCGTAGAGCACGTAGACCGGGACCCCGCTCCGGCCATGCGATTCGAGGGCACGGGTGATCTCCGGATCGCGGCTCGTCCAGTCGGCCCGCACGAGCGCCACGTCCTTCTCGTCGAACGCATTCTGCACTGATTCGGCCGTCAGTACACGGCGCTTGTTGACCTGGCAGGTAAGGCACCAGGCCGCGGTGAAGTCCACGAAAACAGGGCGTCCTTCAGCCCGGAGGGACTCGATGGTTTCTGGGGCGTAGGAGCGCCACGTCGTGTCCGTCCCCGACGCGTCCGTGGCTGTGGCCGTGGCCTGCTGCTCCGCGGGCGCCGAGCCGGCCCCGATGACCGCGACGGCAATGCCGCCCACCAGCGCGGCCCCCGCCAGCCCCCGCGTAACCAGCGTGGCCGTCTGCGAGAGCTGCGGCGCCGACCAGCGGTTCACGATCCAGGCCGCCACGCCCAGCAACAGGAGCCCGGCGAGCAGAAAGGCCACCCCGCCGGTGCTCGTCTGCTGCCCGAAGACCCACACGAGCCAGATGGCGGTCGCAAACATGGGGAAGGCGAAGGCCTGTTTCAGCGTCTCCATCCAGGCACCCGGATCGGGCAGGCGGTCGAGGAGGGCCGGGGTCGTAGACAGAACAACGTACGGGGCAGCCATGCCGACGCCGAGGGCCGTGAAGATCAGCAGGGCCCCCACCGTCGAGAGCGTGAGGGCCACCCCGAGCGCCGCCCCCATGAATGGCGCCGTGCAGGGCGTCGCGACGACCGTGGCGAGCACACCGGTGAGGAAGGCGCTCAGGTTGCCGCCCCCGGACGCCGCCGCCTCCATCCGCCCGCCCCAGCCCATGAGGGTCGTGCCGACCTCGAAGGCCCCGAGCAGGTTCAGCCCGATGCCGAAGAAGAGCATCGTCATGAGGGCAATGAAGATGGGCGACTGGAGCTGAAAGCCCCATCCAATCTGGCTGCCTGCGGCCCGCAGGGCCAGAAGCCCCCCGGCCAGGATCCACATCGACCCCAGGACGCCCGCGCCGAAGAGCAATCCGTGGCGCCGCATGGCG is part of the Salinibacter ruber DSM 13855 genome and encodes:
- a CDS encoding UDP-glucuronic acid decarboxylase family protein, whose translation is MPRTLITGGAGFLGSHLCDRFIEEGHSVICMDNLITGDTENIEHLFELGQDRFRFVEYDVTDYLHVNGELDYVLHFASPAAPDDYLQYPIQTLKVGALGTHKALGLAKAKDARLLIASTSEVYGDPQVHPQSEDYWGNVNPVGKRGVYDEAKRFGEALTMAYHRYHGVETRIARIFNTYGPRMRIDDGRALPNFMSQALRGDPLTVYGDGSQTRAFCYVDDLVEGLYRLLMSDATDPVNIGNPDEITIKEFAEEIIEVTDSDSDITYEPLPSDDPQVRQPDISRAREELGWTPEVDRREGLRRTLEYFRAEVEATTAPARD
- a CDS encoding thioredoxin family protein, with product MTTRHPRVLCAALVVGLLTAAALPATSMAQTNQAEVGEPAPNFTLQAADGDEHSLADFEGQYVVLEWLNFGCPFVGKHYGSGNMQRLQDTYTDEGVVWLSIVSSAPGKQGYYPPGEMVEQKKKHDGNMTAILMDPEGEVGKTYDATVTPHMYVISPEGELLYRGGIDDKPTTDEADIEGATNYVRMALDAAMNGEEVRPKRAEPYGCTIKYASK
- a CDS encoding UDP-glucose dehydrogenase family protein — its product is MDITVIGTGYVGLVSGTCFAEMGHDVTCVDVDEEKVAQLSDGEIPIYEPDLDRYFERARAEDRLRFTTDLAEGIAGSKIVFFALPTPPGEDGSADLSYVLDAAGDVADLLVEADDPEHRIVVNKSTVPVGTGDRVEEAFADRGLDIGGEVDVVSNPEFLREGSAVDDFLKPDRVVIGTESDRAAETMKRLYEPFVRQGNPVLVVDRRSAEMIKYAANSLLATRISFMNEIANVCERVGANVDKVRLGISKDHRIGPHFLYAGIGFGGSCFPKDVQALARKGREKGYDFQILDAVLDVNDQQRRRLAEQVEDYFDGDLDGRRIAVWGLSFKPGTDDTREAPSHVIIDYLLERGADVVGYDPEAIETTKETFGDQIAYADGMYEAVEGAESLLICTEWHEFRRPDLGAVREHLENPLVLDGRNLYDPARMAEMGFEYHSIGRPSYAPETNQEAIEAAIVENGQP
- a CDS encoding protein-disulfide reductase DsbD family protein; amino-acid sequence: MTSFQRSSGRRCLVLGVWLLVVLWGSGAATPLQAQSQASDDPSPHSEATLVSEQDAIVPGEPLTVGLRLNMEEGWHSYWKNPGASGEPTSIDWALPEGYETSGFQWPYPHQIEFGSLISYGYSDEVLLIATVTPPDTLTPGTTATLGGRAKWLICEEICLPAHSDVEVTLPVAEEASPKPGRASAFEAARAKHPKRVSDWSVGAGRSEGRYTLILGAPDGARPDLEGAYFFPAEKSVVDPGAPQPVTRNGDTYTIALRQSEYAQAPADRLRGVLVAPEGTGWDPDGRVRAMQVDVPVDSTLSAADAMGAGASSAGGGLSLPWALAFALVGGVLLNLMPCVFPVLSVKILGFAEEAGGEAGAMRRHGLLFGAGVLGSMWILAGGLLALRAAGSQIGWGFQLQSPIFIALMTMLFFGIGLNLLGAFEVGTTLMGWGGRMEAAASGGGNLSAFLTGVLATVVATPCTAPFMGAALGVALTLSTVGALLIFTALGVGMAAPYVVLSTTPALLDRLPDPGAWMETLKQAFAFPMFATAIWLVWVFGQQTSTGGVAFLLAGLLLLGVAAWIVNRWSAPQLSQTATLVTRGLAGAALVGGIAVAVIGAGSAPAEQQATATATDASGTDTTWRSYAPETIESLRAEGRPVFVDFTAAWCLTCQVNKRRVLTAESVQNAFDEKDVALVRADWTSRDPEITRALESHGRSGVPVYVLYAGDGSEPELLPEVLTEDAVLNALDDLSSTVAATHEPH